The Nitrospiraceae bacterium genome segment GGAACCATTTCCCATCGCACCCGGCAACGAGCTTCGGCAGAACGCCACTCCCGCACCGAGACTCGCCATCGTGCGCACACGCAGTGGTTGCTCGTCTTGTTTCCCGAACAACTGATTGTAGATTTGCTTGTGATCCACCACCTGTCACGTAAGGTCTCGTACAACAGCAACGTAGCGACTGTTGGACATCCTCGTGGCAGTGATTTCGACCGGGATGACCGTTCCGTCTTTGCGCTGTACCAATCGCGTAAAACGCAAGGGCTTGCCGAAACGGAGTCGATTGAGGCGTTGTTGGGCTAGATCTCTTTCTGCGAGAAGGTAGGTGTCCTTTACATGCAGGCGGAGCAATTCCTCCCTCGAGTACCCAAAGATGTCACAGACCTTCGAATTGGCCATCTTAAAATATCCGTCCATATCCACCACCGCCATGCCATCCGAGGCCTCCTCCATCAAGAGCCGATACTGACGCTCGCTCTCCTGTAACGCTGCTTCTGCTTCCTTGCGTTCCGTAATATCTTGAGCAAAGACGAGAACTCCGATCACGTTCCCCTCGGCATCACGGTAAGGCATCTTGTCTGTCTGCACCCAGCGCTTGTGCCCCGGCGATGTTTCATAGAGTTCGACAATCCCGAGTTTCGGCTGACCGGAGGCGATGACTGCCAGATCGTCCTGATGATACTGCTCCGCTTCCTCGGGATAGAGATCGTAGGTAGATTGGCCTTCGACCTCCGCCACGGATTTGTCGATTGATTCCGCTGCTCGCCGATTGGCCCGCAAAATCCGATTCTGCGAATCCTTATACCAGACCATGGCGGGAATGAGATCCAGCAGAGCCTGTTGTTCGATCTGCTGTCGCAGAAGGTTCGCTTCAGCCTCTTTCCGCTGGGTAATATCACGAATGATGCCGCAACTAAACGTCTGATCGTCGGATTTCCACGTGCTGAGCGACAGCTCGATGGGAAATTCGCACCCGTCACTTCTTAAGCCGTATACCTCGATCGTTCTCCCCGTCAGAGCTGAGACGCCGGTGGCCTTGACCCGTTCAAGTCCTCGCTGATGATCCTCTCGGTACCGAATCGGCATGATCATGGTCAGCGGCTGTCCCAGCATCTCTCCCTCCGTATAGCCAAAAAGGCATTCCGCAGCGGCATTCCATGAGACAATCCTGCCGTCCCCATCTGCGAGTACGATCCCCTCCGGTGCGGTGTGCACAACGCGCCGGAACTGCTCTTCCTTCGCGCTCAGAGCGTGCTCCACACGGCTTATCTTGAGCACTAATCTCCGGACATCGACTGCTTGACGGAGGACGATTTTCAACTCTTCCTTGTTGAACGGTTTGGTGATGTAGGCAAAGGCACCACGCCGGAGTGCCCCCACCGTGTGCTTTTCTTGCACCGATGCGGTAAGGACAATCACCGGTAGCAGAGGATCCAATTCTTCCAACCCACGAAGGACCGCGAACCCGCTCAGATCCAGCAGTCCCAGATCCAAGATCACGGCGCCAAACGGGTTCTGTTCGGCTTCGTGCAGTGCCTCCTTTCCCGTCATCACTCTGTGCACTGTATACCCTTCATGCTGAAGATGATCCTCGAGCGTGAGAGAGACGTCCGGATCATCCTCCACAAGGAGCACGGAAGAGTGATACGAAGCGAGTTGTTCGGCGATCATCGTCTCCTCAGATCGAGCATGGAACCGGACACCAGCATGTTTGGGAGCCGGGTGCGTGTTGGAAAGCACCGATTAACACCCCCCGCCGCATCCTCCTCCTTCTGGGTACGTTTCACGACCAGTATTGCAACGCTTTGAGATACCCGAACAGCAGATCGCGCCGTGCAAGAATTCCCACTAGCCTTTTGTTTCGAATGACCGGCACTCGCGTGATATATCGATCTTGAAAGAGATCCGCCGCTTGGGCCAACGTCTGATCCTCAGTCATCGTCACAGGATTGGTTGACATGATTTCGACGGCCAGTATCTTACGCAGGTCCCGTCCATCGATCATTGCTTGTAGGAGATCGTACTCGCTGACGATCCCGATGAGAGTGCCGTCTGCCTCCACGACCGGAAGGCTGCCGAAGCTCCGCTGGGTCATCATCCGCGCGATCGTCAAGGCATCGGTTCGAGATCCACAGGTAAATACGGCATCCTGCATCAGCCGTCCAACCGTCAGGGTTTTCGGATCACAGGCTGCGGTGAGAAAATCGGTTTGTCTCATGATGGGCTCCTCACGTTGTGCTGTTTGACTCGGACGCCAGGTAGGTTCTGAGCACGTCCCGTCTGGCGATAATCCCTACAAGCTTGTCCTTGGCATCCACCACCGGTACGCGCACGAGGTCGCTTGCGCGCAAAACGTGCACGAGCGTGCCGAGCGTTGTCTCAGGCCTGACGGAATACGGATTACCGGTCATGATATCTCCCGCCCTCACCACGTCCAGCTTGTGACCGTCGTCGATGGCTGCCAACAGATCATGCTCACTGACGATTCCGACGAGCCTCTTTTCCTCATTCACGACTGGGACCGCACCGAATCCCTCGATCATCAACGATGCGATCACATCGCCTTTGGTCTTAAGATGAGCGAACTGCACTGCCTTCTCCATGACCTGCGCCACGGTCGCTGCAGAAAAGTTCTTCACCTTATCAGCCCTTTGGACCTTTTTTATCGACATGCCGGTTCTCCTTCTTTGATCACTCCATCCGGACCCCTTTGTTCATCCCGTCTTGACGGAAGGTCGTTGCCGTTGCAAGGTGGCCAATTCTTCGATGAGCCGACGCTCCGGCGGTGTCAACTCTGTGGGCGTGCGCACTTCGACAACAACGAAGAGATCGCCTTTTCCTTTGGTTCCCACCTTCGGCATCCCTTTCCCTCCCACTCGCAACGCTGTCCCGCTCTGTGTGCCGGCCGGGATTTTCACTTGCAACGCTTCTCCGCCAAGTCCTGCGATTCCCAGTTTCGTCCCCAGCGCGGCCTCGGGAAAGGTGATGTTCTTGACCGCATACAGATCGTCGCCATGCCGCTCGAAAGCAGGGTGCCGCAACACATGCGGCCGGATCAGCAGATCACCCGGCGGCCCTCCATTGGCGTTCATTTCCCCCTGGCCTGCCAGGCGAATGACCATTCCTTCGTCGACGCCGGGCGGAATCTTGACCTTGAGTCTATGAGACACGAATTGAAACCCGTTCCCCCGACAGGCAGCACAAGGCGACTCAATGATCTGTCCCCGTCCGTGGCATCGTGGACAGGTTGTGAGCGTGACGAGTCGCACATCCTTCTTGGTCTTCACTTCCTGCCGTTGACCGGTCCCGTGACAGTCCGTGCAGGAAACCGGCTTCGTCCCTTCCTTCGCCCCGGTTCCACCACAGGGTCCGCACTTCTCCGATTTCGTGACGTGGATCTCTCGTTCCCCTCCTCGGGCTGCCTCCTCCAAGGTCAAATCCAGGTCGTACCGCAGATCGATGCCTCTCGCCGCTCCTGCCCCAGGCCTGGTCCTTCGTCCGAAGAAGTCTCCGAAGATGCCGGAGAGATCACCGAAGCGCCCCCCGAAGAAATCGCCGAACTGAAAATCTCGCATGAGGTCGTCAGGAGACCACCGTTCGCTCACACCGGCGTGACCGGTCGTGTCGTACTCTTTGCGCTTCGTGTCATCCGACAGCACCGCATAGGCTTCCGCCAGCTCGCGGAACTTGGCGGCTGCATCGGGACCGGCATTCTTGTCGGGATGATATTGCAACGCCAGCTGACGGTAGGCGTGTTTGATTTGGTCCCGGGTGGCATCCCGCCCAACTCCCAGGACTTCGTAATAGTCCCCCTTGGTCTCGGTCACAGGCACTGCTGACTCCGATGGTCTTAGCTCAATTGACCGGCAAAGCGAGCTTTACCCCGCGATCCTCCGACCAACGGAGGTGGACGACCGTTGTCTTGCCTCGCTCCACCTTCACTGATTTCAACGCCTGCGTCTGATCGGCCTGTACTGCCGTGATGTTGTAGGTGCCGGCTGGGAGGTCCACGAACAACCAGGGGCCGGTGACTCGTTCTCCTGGGATTACAATCTGGTCCGTGCCCTTCGGTCCTTGAATCGTGACGGTTACCCCAGTGAGAAAAGGCTTTCCCCCAGCGGTGAATACCAGCTTCAGAGAAAACGGCGGGTACTCCGCCCCCCGCTCATCAAGGCCGATGCCGGCACTGAAATAGCGAACCGTCCCGGCCCGATAGAGCGGAATGATGTCTTGCTGCATACCCTCAACGCCCTGATAATCCATTTGGATGCCGTCTCCAGATGGAAGCACGCGCGCGACGCCCCCTGCATCCGCCTGCTCGAATGCCACCAGGCCACTGAGCAACCCGAGGCTCAGGAGCATACCGATCCCCGGACCCCTTTCCACAGCATTGTTAGGATTCATCATCCGCATTGATGGTCCTCCCTTTTGATGTTCTCAATACCCTCCATCTCAAGTGCATAGGCAATCACAGTGCCATGCCTTTGATGGGCCGTGGTTGTGAAAAGGCTAGAAGAGTCGAGGAAATGGACGAGGCGCGCAATTGACATACGACGATGACTGGCGCCATTCACCCCAGTTGATTTCCTATACTGCAGCAAAACGCTCCAGTGCCTGTCGATCAGTTGGCAAGTTTCGCAATAACTCCTTGGAACCAAAACTGTTTCCAGCACGACAAGGAGGGGGAGGCTGGGCATGTCTGATGCAAAAATCTCCCAAGGGAAACCGTGTCGGTCTGCCCCTTGAAAGGAAGAGGGTGCCGGGAAGATGAAAATTCTTTGCGCGGTCGACGGGTCAGAATTTTCCCAGTGGGCAGTCGAAGCACTGGGTGCTTTCGATCGGTCGAGTCTCGAATCCATCACGCTCCTCCACGTGGCGGATACCCACAAACTGAAGGTGGCCGGCTCTCCGCGGGTCATGAGTTATCGTGGAGCCAGAGCTGCACTCGAAAAGGCAGGCGATGTGCTCCTCCAGCGGGCAAGTCAGCAGGCCAACGTCGTCCTCTCACAATCGGCGGTAGAGCCACGCACCAAGGTTCGAACCATTCTGCTCGCGGGCTCCCCTGCCGAGGCGATCGTCCGACGTGCAGCCCAGGAGCGCTCGCACCTCATCGTGGTGGGGACGAGGGGATTAAGCGATGTCAAGGGCTTCCTGTTGGGCAGCGTGGCGCGGAAGGTGGCCTCGCTCGCGCCTTGCCCTGTCTTGGTGATCAAGCGACCGCTCTCAGCCATCAGTCGGGCGCTTCTTGCCGTAGACAATTCCAAAGGTTCCCGCGCTGCCGCGCGGTTTCTTCGAGCGGGCATTCTTCCGGACACCGCCGCCATCACCATTTGCACATCAGCCGAAACACCGGTCACCGACCTTGCCTCTCGCTATCTGTCAGACCGACAACTCGAGGAACTCAAACGACCGGTTCTCGAACGAGCAACCGATCTGGTGACGGAACTTCGAGAGGAGTTCATCAAGGAAGGCTATGCCGTGTCGACCGAGGTACGGATGAATCACGTTATCGACACCATCATCAAGCTGGCAACCGCGAATCACAGCGACCTGCTCGTGGTCGGCTCCCGAGGCTTGACCGGGATGGAGCGGCTCCAACTCGGGAGCGTGTCCGAGTCGCTTCTCAAGTACGCCCCCTGCTCTGTCCTGATCGTGCGAGGTGCGCGTGGCTGACTCCTTCCAGCCAGTCATCGCGAACTTCTCGGCAGAAGCTGGCTTCAATCAGTTGGAAACGAGCCCTGCGGGTTTGTCCTAGGAAAAAGCTGATCGACGACTCACTCAATCCATGCTTGGATCTTCGGTCCCCTTGCGCTGGGCTCCCTCATACTGCTATTGGCACAAAAAACCCGTACAATCGCGACGAATCGGCACTATGACAGGCGTCCGTTCGGAACAGCTCAGCCGGCGAGCTCAGCATGACGACTGAACCCCATGAACCCCCTCATCATGTTCCCGTCACTGAGGTGATCACAGATCCCGCCGCCCCGCCAGCCCACGATCGTTCCGCCTCGTTGCCGGAACAGAAACGTATCCTCCCCATCTCTGTCATTCCTCGCCCCTTTTCAGATAAACGATCTCGTCTCCCGTGGCTTCTCAGCCTCGCAACCATCCTTACCGCTCTGGCCGCAGCCACATGGTACTGGTGGAGTTTCGGCACACAGCCAGTCCAATACAACACCACGCCGGTTGATCGAGGTCCGATCACGGCCATCGTCACAGCCACCGGAACCGTCAATCCTGTCGTCTCCGTTCAGGTTGGCAGCCAGGTCTCGGGCAAGATCGCAAAGCTCTTCGCGGATTTCAACTCCGTCGTCAAGGAAGGACAACTTCTAGCCCAGATCGACGAGCAACCGTTCCAAGCTCGTGTGAGCCAAGCCCAAGCCGCCTTGAAAAGCGCCACAGGAAATCTGGCCAAAGCCGAGAACATGGCGGCACAGCGCAAGCGTGAGCGCGATCGTATGGCCAGGTTGCGAAAACAGGCATTCGTGTCGCAGGCTGACCTCGATCTCGCCGAGACCAATTATCGGGACGCCGACGCCAATGTCGAAGTGGTGCAGGCGGAGTTGGATCAAGCCCGGGCGACGCTCTCCTCCGCCGAACTGGATCTCGGCTACACCTCAATCTATTCGCCGGTCAACGGCATCGTCGTGTCTCGGAACGTGGATGTCGGCCAAACGGTCGCCGCCAGTTTTCAGACTCCGACCCTCTTCGTCATCGCCCAGGACCTGACGCAGATGCAGGTCGACGCCAACGTCAGCGAAGCCGATATCGGCGGCGTGGCCGAAGGGAAGAGTGCGAACTTTCGCGTGGACGCCTACCCCAAACAGTTCTTCGAAGGTACCATTACGCAGGTGCGAAATGCTCCGATCAGCATTCAGAACGTTGTTACCTACGACGTGGTGATCACGGTGGATAACCGGGACCTCAAACTCAAACCCGGCATGACGGCGAACGTCACGATCGTCACTGCCAAAAAAGAAAACCCGCTGCGCGTGCCAAACGCGGCGCTGCGATTCCGGATGCCAGGCATGCCGGTTGACCGAAAAACCACGCAAGTATGGGTGCTGGAAGAGGAAAAGGCGCCGAAACAAACGACGGTCACGACGGGTATCGTCGACTCCCTGTATACAGAAATCGCCGAAGGACCGCTGAAAGAAGGAGACCGAGTGGTGATCGGTATTGAAACGCCGGAAGAACAGACTCGGAAGAAGCTGCCGCCCGGTTTCGATACGGGCCCGAGGATGAGGTGAAGAGAATAGCCATCAGCGATCAGCTGTCAGCACTCAGCTTCCAATCCTACGCTGATGGCTGATAGCTGACAGCCGAAAGCTAATCATCGATAGTTGACAGCTGAGAGCTAATCACCATGTCTTTTTTATGGCTCACCATTCTCTCGGCCCTCCGGATCCTCTGCCGGAATCCGCTGCGGGCCGGACTCACCATGCTCGGCATCATCATCGGCATCGGAGCCGTTGTCGCGATGGTCAGCCTCGGTCAGGGCGCGACCGCATCGGTCCAGGCCGAGATCGCCAGCCTTGGGACGAACGTGCTGATCATCGTCCCGGGCGCTACCACGGTCGGCGGTGTGAGGGGAGGACTTGGTTCGGTGTCGACGTTGACGGTCGATGATGCGCTGGACATCGAAAAAAAAGTGATGAACGTCACGGCAGCCATCTACGGCAACCGCTCGGTTCTCCAGGTGATTCATGAGAATAAGAACTGGAGCACCGTGGTTCTGGGCACAACCCCTGAATTCCCTGAAATTCGCAGCTGGCCGGTTGCTCAGGGCAACTTCTTTACACAATCGGACATGGATACAGCGACGAAAGTCACCGTGCTGGGGAAAACCGCCGCCCAGAATCTCTTCGAGCCGGGTGAAGAGATCATCGGCAGTCAGATTCGCATTAAAAACGTCCCGCTCCGTGTGATCGGCATCCTGACTCCCAAGGGTCAGTCCATCACAGGCCAGGATCAGGATGATCTCGTCATCCTCCCCTTTTCCACGGCTGAACGAAAAGTCCTGGGCACGAAATTCCTGGGAACCGTCGGGATCATTCTCGTGGCCACTCGGACACGCTATGACATTTCTGCCGTGGTGGATGATATTAAGGACCTTTTGCGAACCAGGCATCACCTCCATCAATCGGAAGAAGACGACTTCACCATCCGCACGATGGAGGATATTGCCAAGACCATCGCCGGCACGAGCCGGACGATGATGCTGATGCTGATGGGCATCGCCTCCATCTCGCTCATCGTCGGGGGCATCGGCATCATGAATATTCTCTTGGTCTCGGTCACCGAGCGGACCAGAGAAATCGGGCTTCGCATGGCAGTCGGTGCCAAACGCGCGCACATCCTCCTGCAGTTTTTGATCGAAGCGATCATCCTGACCGCGATCGGCGGGGCGCTCGGCGTCGGCGCGGGAATCGCAATCGCCCGGTTGATGACTGCCATGATCGGTTGGCCGACGATCATCTCGTCCCAAGCCATCGGCGTGGCTTTCCTGTTCTCCCTGATCGTGGGGATTTTTTTCGGTCTCTATCCGGCGAACAAGGCTTCGAAATTGAATCCGATCGAAGCCTTGAGATATGAGTAAGCAAACAACCGGCTCTCAGACTTCGCGTATGGGCTTTCAGCGATCAGCCATCAGCTTTCAGCACGTAGTATCTTGCCGAGAGCTGACTGCTGATAGCTGAAAGCTACCCTTGAGACACCATGAGCATCGAAGAGAATCGAGCAGTCGCCAGCAAACTGCGAGAGGTCGCACTGCTGCTCGAAGAGCAAGGCGCGAATCGCTTCCGTGTGCGAGCCTATCGAACTGCAGCCGACACGCTTGAACGTCTGCCGACTCCCGTGACGCACATCCTGCAGCAGCAAGGCACGGACGGCTTACAGGCTCTTCCCGGTATCGGGGTGAGTCTGGCGCGGTCGATTCATACGTTGATCGTCACCGGCCGGCTGCCGATGCTGGACCGTGTCCGAGGCGAGATGGACTCGGTCGCGCTGTTGGCTTCGATTCCCGGCATCGGCCCGGCTCTCGCGACACGACTGCACGATGATTTGCATATCCATACGTTGGAGCAGCTTGAAATAGCCGCGCACGACGGACGGCTCGCCGACATTGAAGGAGTCGGCCCCAAAAAACTTCAGGGAATCATCGACTCGCTCAGCGCTCGCCTCGGTCGGATCAGAACACAGAGCCAAACCACCGGCCTTTCTGCTCCCGCCGAGCCTCCCGTCGAAGAGCTCTTCGATGTAGATCGTGAATATCGGGAAGCTGTACAGGCCGGCATACTGCAGAGGATCGCCCCGCATCGTTTCAACCCCAAGCGGGAGGCCTGGCTGCCGATCCTCCACACCACAAGAGGAACTCGGCACTACACCGCCACGTTCTCGAACAGCGCGCTGGCTCACCAGTTGAAGAAAACACACGACTGGGTCCTGCTCTACTATGACGACGAACACCACGGCGAGCATCAACGGACCATGGTCACCGGCCACCAGCCGCCTTTCGTCAACAAACGCGTGGTCCGGGGTCGGGAATCAGCATGTGAAGAGTATTACCGAACCGGTGAGAGGCACACCGTCGTGGGAATTCAAAACGGATAGCGGAGGTGAGGCCATGCATCATGGGTGAGGGCCCGTTCTGGAGCACTCCGCCGGACCAACTCATCCGGCGATTACAGACGATACCGGAGGGCCTCGCCGGTGAAGAGGCGCGACGACGCCAAATCGACTACGCCAAGACCAGGCTTAGACCTCAGCGGAACGTCAACGCCTTCCTTCTCTTCCTCTCCCAGTTCCGAAGTCCGATCATCCTGATACTGTTAATCGCCGCAGTCATTTCCATCTTTCTCGC includes the following:
- a CDS encoding PAS domain S-box protein, with product MIAEQLASYHSSVLLVEDDPDVSLTLEDHLQHEGYTVHRVMTGKEALHEAEQNPFGAVILDLGLLDLSGFAVLRGLEELDPLLPVIVLTASVQEKHTVGALRRGAFAYITKPFNKEELKIVLRQAVDVRRLVLKISRVEHALSAKEEQFRRVVHTAPEGIVLADGDGRIVSWNAAAECLFGYTEGEMLGQPLTMIMPIRYREDHQRGLERVKATGVSALTGRTIEVYGLRSDGCEFPIELSLSTWKSDDQTFSCGIIRDITQRKEAEANLLRQQIEQQALLDLIPAMVWYKDSQNRILRANRRAAESIDKSVAEVEGQSTYDLYPEEAEQYHQDDLAVIASGQPKLGIVELYETSPGHKRWVQTDKMPYRDAEGNVIGVLVFAQDITERKEAEAALQESERQYRLLMEEASDGMAVVDMDGYFKMANSKVCDIFGYSREELLRLHVKDTYLLAERDLAQQRLNRLRFGKPLRFTRLVQRKDGTVIPVEITATRMSNSRYVAVVRDLT
- a CDS encoding CBS domain-containing protein gives rise to the protein MRQTDFLTAACDPKTLTVGRLMQDAVFTCGSRTDALTIARMMTQRSFGSLPVVEADGTLIGIVSEYDLLQAMIDGRDLRKILAVEIMSTNPVTMTEDQTLAQAADLFQDRYITRVPVIRNKRLVGILARRDLLFGYLKALQYWS
- a CDS encoding CBS domain-containing protein; protein product: MSIKKVQRADKVKNFSAATVAQVMEKAVQFAHLKTKGDVIASLMIEGFGAVPVVNEEKRLVGIVSEHDLLAAIDDGHKLDVVRAGDIMTGNPYSVRPETTLGTLVHVLRASDLVRVPVVDAKDKLVGIIARRDVLRTYLASESNSTT
- the dnaJ gene encoding molecular chaperone DnaJ, with the protein product MPVTETKGDYYEVLGVGRDATRDQIKHAYRQLALQYHPDKNAGPDAAAKFRELAEAYAVLSDDTKRKEYDTTGHAGVSERWSPDDLMRDFQFGDFFGGRFGDLSGIFGDFFGRRTRPGAGAARGIDLRYDLDLTLEEAARGGEREIHVTKSEKCGPCGGTGAKEGTKPVSCTDCHGTGQRQEVKTKKDVRLVTLTTCPRCHGRGQIIESPCAACRGNGFQFVSHRLKVKIPPGVDEGMVIRLAGQGEMNANGGPPGDLLIRPHVLRHPAFERHGDDLYAVKNITFPEAALGTKLGIAGLGGEALQVKIPAGTQSGTALRVGGKGMPKVGTKGKGDLFVVVEVRTPTELTPPERRLIEELATLQRQRPSVKTG
- a CDS encoding universal stress protein; this encodes MKILCAVDGSEFSQWAVEALGAFDRSSLESITLLHVADTHKLKVAGSPRVMSYRGARAALEKAGDVLLQRASQQANVVLSQSAVEPRTKVRTILLAGSPAEAIVRRAAQERSHLIVVGTRGLSDVKGFLLGSVARKVASLAPCPVLVIKRPLSAISRALLAVDNSKGSRAAARFLRAGILPDTAAITICTSAETPVTDLASRYLSDRQLEELKRPVLERATDLVTELREEFIKEGYAVSTEVRMNHVIDTIIKLATANHSDLLVVGSRGLTGMERLQLGSVSESLLKYAPCSVLIVRGARG
- a CDS encoding efflux RND transporter periplasmic adaptor subunit, coding for MTTEPHEPPHHVPVTEVITDPAAPPAHDRSASLPEQKRILPISVIPRPFSDKRSRLPWLLSLATILTALAAATWYWWSFGTQPVQYNTTPVDRGPITAIVTATGTVNPVVSVQVGSQVSGKIAKLFADFNSVVKEGQLLAQIDEQPFQARVSQAQAALKSATGNLAKAENMAAQRKRERDRMARLRKQAFVSQADLDLAETNYRDADANVEVVQAELDQARATLSSAELDLGYTSIYSPVNGIVVSRNVDVGQTVAASFQTPTLFVIAQDLTQMQVDANVSEADIGGVAEGKSANFRVDAYPKQFFEGTITQVRNAPISIQNVVTYDVVITVDNRDLKLKPGMTANVTIVTAKKENPLRVPNAALRFRMPGMPVDRKTTQVWVLEEEKAPKQTTVTTGIVDSLYTEIAEGPLKEGDRVVIGIETPEEQTRKKLPPGFDTGPRMR
- a CDS encoding ABC transporter permease yields the protein MSFLWLTILSALRILCRNPLRAGLTMLGIIIGIGAVVAMVSLGQGATASVQAEIASLGTNVLIIVPGATTVGGVRGGLGSVSTLTVDDALDIEKKVMNVTAAIYGNRSVLQVIHENKNWSTVVLGTTPEFPEIRSWPVAQGNFFTQSDMDTATKVTVLGKTAAQNLFEPGEEIIGSQIRIKNVPLRVIGILTPKGQSITGQDQDDLVILPFSTAERKVLGTKFLGTVGIILVATRTRYDISAVVDDIKDLLRTRHHLHQSEEDDFTIRTMEDIAKTIAGTSRTMMLMLMGIASISLIVGGIGIMNILLVSVTERTREIGLRMAVGAKRAHILLQFLIEAIILTAIGGALGVGAGIAIARLMTAMIGWPTIISSQAIGVAFLFSLIVGIFFGLYPANKASKLNPIEALRYE
- a CDS encoding helix-hairpin-helix domain-containing protein, producing MSIEENRAVASKLREVALLLEEQGANRFRVRAYRTAADTLERLPTPVTHILQQQGTDGLQALPGIGVSLARSIHTLIVTGRLPMLDRVRGEMDSVALLASIPGIGPALATRLHDDLHIHTLEQLEIAAHDGRLADIEGVGPKKLQGIIDSLSARLGRIRTQSQTTGLSAPAEPPVEELFDVDREYREAVQAGILQRIAPHRFNPKREAWLPILHTTRGTRHYTATFSNSALAHQLKKTHDWVLLYYDDEHHGEHQRTMVTGHQPPFVNKRVVRGRESACEEYYRTGERHTVVGIQNG